The genomic interval TCACCTCAGCAATAAGTGCCTTAATATCAATTTTACCGTTTGGTGTCATTGGTAGGCTTTCGCGATACATAAAGCGTGATGGCATCATGTATGGCATCATATCATCAACCAATGTTTCCTTAATCGCCTTAGTTGCAAGCAATGGCTTACCAAATTCTTCCATTACGCCGTCCTTTGGTACCACATATGCCAACAATTGTTGTACTTTATGTTGATCGTTGTAACGAGGTACTGCCACAGCTGCTTCAACCAATGGTGATAGGTTCAAAACGTGTGATACTTCCTCCAATTCGATACGGTAACCGTTGAACTTAATTTGGAAGTCCAAACGCCCACCATAATGAATCAAATTTTCTTCATCAAAGAATCCAACGTCACCTGTGTGGTAGGCTGGTTGTCCATCAATTTCAAAAAACGCTTCCGCTGTCTTATCTGGGTTATTCAAGTAACCCTTAGAAACAGCTGGACCAGTTACAATGATTTCACCTTGTTCACCAACTGGTAGAATTTCACCATCTGCCATGACATATGTTGGAGAGTCAGGCTTTGGATATCCAATTGGCAAACGTTCTGCCTTTTCAATCATTGCTGATGTAATTTCGACCGCTGATAAAGCAACCGTTGCTTCTGTTGGCCCATAGGCATTTACAATACGTGCGTCTGGGAAACGTTCATGAACCTTCTTAGCTGTGTTAACGGTCAATTCTTCACCATCGAAGTAGAAGTACTTCAATTGTGGCATCTTTTCAGCATTAAATTCGTCTGACAACATTGCCATATCAGCAAATGAAGGTGTTGAGGTCCAAATTTCAATATCTAATGTAGGTAATACGCTAAATAGTTGCTTAAAGTCATTAACCACATCACGCGGCAAAGCAAACAAAGTTCCCCCTGCCGCTAGCGTTGGTGCCCAGTACATCACTGACAGGTCAAATGAGTATGGTGGTTGAGCCAACATCTTTGGTTGTGCTGGTACATCAAAGGCATCCGCTTCTAACATCCAATTTGTGAATGATAGCAAATTATCATGTGAGATTTGAACACCCTTTGGCTTACCTGTCGTTCCAGATGTAAAGATAATGTAGTAATTATCATCGCCACGAACCATGTTCACAGCGTCATATGTAATATCTTTTGCCATTTCTGTTTGTACTGTTTCCAATGAGAAAACCGGTACATCATTTAATTCGACTGGTAATACATCGATTGCAACAACTGCCGCAGGATTAGCAATTTCTACAATAGAAGTAATACGTTCTTCCGCCGAATTAATGTCAACTGGAATGTAGGCGTGCCCTGACTTAGTCAATGCCACAAATGTAACCAACATTTCATATTGTTGTTCTCCAAACACCATGACTGGTGCTTGATCCGGTAGATTTACCGTATCAAAATACGCAGCAAGCGCATCTGAATCATGCTTTAATTGCGCATATGTGTGCGTCGTTCCCAAAATGTCATAGACTGCTTGGTCGCCTTGCGTCTTTGCATAATTATCAATTGTTTCGATCATATTTGTTGTTAACATGATTTTTCCCTCATATCACTTTATTTACTAGAATTCGTTGTAGATAAATCCACCTTGTCCATGACCAGAGTAGCCATATAGGTAAAGCAGAAATAATAGAATGCCGAAGTAAAATACGGTTTGAAAAACGAACCGCCAAAATGTGCTATTTTTCATAATATTTGAACCTCTTACGTAATTATCCAACTGAGTGAATTCTTTATGAGTATACTCTCCTAAGTGCCTTAAAACCAGCTTTTTTATCGTCTATTATGACGAAACATTACCATTACTTTACATAATTCAAAGATTTTGTCATAAAAGACTTATTTGTTATAAGCAATAATTATGACGTTAATTGTCAACGCCCTACATCAAACAACACTAGCCAATAAATACATTACACTATTTCAACTGTAATTATATGTATAAATAGAATTACTCTACAAATAATCTTTGAAAGTAATTCCCACTTATTCTTCTCGCTTATGACAATTAAGCACCTACAAATGTACGAAAAGTATCTAAATTAGATTTATTGAATACAAACGTTGGAATTCCCGGAATTGCACCCAGTTCATCAATCCCCTTCAAATAGTCGTCCATTGTAATATATGTCGTTGAACGCATTAAATGAAAGACACCACCCAATGTGTATGACATTAAGTTGGAATCTTGCATACCATTTCTATTATAAAATTCATAACGACGTTCGCGTTGTGTTGCATTTTCGGCATTCACATCTAACATCTCTGTTTCAAGAATAATTCCTTGCGGGTATGTTGCTTGTAGTGCTGCAAGGACCTTACTACCATAACCTTGGCCACGTAATGATGCATCCATTGCTAGGTATAAAATAAGCGCTTTATCATTTGCCATGTTATTTAAGAAAATAATCCCCACGGCTTGATCATCATCATAGACAATTGGCATTTGTGCGCCAGGCACATCCTGAGTTAAGGCAACTAGAATATCTAATGGTGCACGTT from Weissella ceti carries:
- a CDS encoding GNAT family N-acetyltransferase encodes the protein MIHFKNVTADDTEALAYWEKIYMEAFPVEERAPLDILVALTQDVPGAQMPIVYDDDQAVGIIFLNNMANDKALILYLAMDASLRGQGYGSKVLAALQATYPQGIILETEMLDVNAENATQRERRYEFYNRNGMQDSNLMSYTLGGVFHLMRSTTYITMDDYLKGIDELGAIPGIPTFVFNKSNLDTFRTFVGA
- the dltX gene encoding teichoic acid D-Ala incorporation-associated protein DltX; the protein is MKNSTFWRFVFQTVFYFGILLFLLYLYGYSGHGQGGFIYNEF
- the dltA gene encoding D-alanine--poly(phosphoribitol) ligase subunit DltA, which encodes MLTTNMIETIDNYAKTQGDQAVYDILGTTHTYAQLKHDSDALAAYFDTVNLPDQAPVMVFGEQQYEMLVTFVALTKSGHAYIPVDINSAEERITSIVEIANPAAVVAIDVLPVELNDVPVFSLETVQTEMAKDITYDAVNMVRGDDNYYIIFTSGTTGKPKGVQISHDNLLSFTNWMLEADAFDVPAQPKMLAQPPYSFDLSVMYWAPTLAAGGTLFALPRDVVNDFKQLFSVLPTLDIEIWTSTPSFADMAMLSDEFNAEKMPQLKYFYFDGEELTVNTAKKVHERFPDARIVNAYGPTEATVALSAVEITSAMIEKAERLPIGYPKPDSPTYVMADGEILPVGEQGEIIVTGPAVSKGYLNNPDKTAEAFFEIDGQPAYHTGDVGFFDEENLIHYGGRLDFQIKFNGYRIELEEVSHVLNLSPLVEAAVAVPRYNDQHKVQQLLAYVVPKDGVMEEFGKPLLATKAIKETLVDDMMPYMMPSRFMYRESLPMTPNGKIDIKALIAEVNA